The Stenotrophomonas maltophilia genome includes a region encoding these proteins:
- a CDS encoding pseudouridine synthase gives MKLVKLIANLGYGSRKQVQWMFREGRVTDADGEVLYADDQVPHEAIRVDGEPLDPPVGLSIALHKPAGYTCSTKDTGRLIYDLLPPRFRDRDPVLSTVGRLDRETSGLLLLTDDGGLLHRIISPKSKLPKVYEVELSDDLRGDEVALFASGTLMLESEKTPLLPAELEVLDARRARLVLHEGRYHQVRRMFAATGNHVQALHRSRVGGLDLQGLDEGQWRQLTSTDLDTLFAP, from the coding sequence GTGAAGCTGGTCAAGCTCATCGCCAACCTGGGCTATGGCAGCCGCAAGCAGGTGCAGTGGATGTTCCGCGAAGGCCGCGTCACCGACGCCGACGGCGAGGTGCTGTATGCCGACGACCAGGTGCCGCACGAGGCGATCCGTGTCGACGGCGAGCCGCTGGACCCGCCGGTGGGCCTGTCGATCGCGCTGCACAAGCCGGCCGGCTACACCTGCTCGACCAAGGACACCGGCCGCCTGATCTACGATCTGCTGCCGCCGCGCTTCCGCGATCGCGATCCGGTGCTGTCCACGGTGGGCCGCCTCGACCGCGAGACCAGTGGCCTGCTGCTGCTGACCGACGATGGCGGCCTGCTGCACCGGATCATCTCGCCGAAGTCGAAGCTGCCGAAAGTCTATGAGGTCGAGTTGAGCGACGACCTGCGCGGCGACGAGGTAGCGCTGTTCGCCAGCGGGACGCTGATGCTGGAGTCCGAGAAGACGCCCCTGCTGCCGGCTGAACTGGAAGTGCTGGATGCGCGCCGCGCGCGCCTGGTGCTGCACGAAGGCCGCTACCATCAGGTACGCCGCATGTTCGCCGCCACCGGCAACCACGTGCAGGCCCTGCACCGCAGCCGCGTCGGCGGGCTGGATCTGCAGGGGCTGGACGAAGGGCAATGGCGGCAGCTCACCTCCACCGACCTGGATACGCTGTTCGCTCCATGA
- a CDS encoding HAD family hydrolase gives MTTIAALPFLPDAVIFDMDGLMIDSERVSLACWSQAADEFGLGLDEAVFLRMVGLGDRDTHALLRAQGIEDSVIEAVAARCHDLYEARTQTGLPLRPGILELLELLKAHAVPRAVATTTRQPRANRKLAAAGLLPYFDAVITSGDVARPKPAPDIYLLAAQRLGQAPERCLALEDSPAGTRAALAAGMTVIQVPDLVHPDEELRALGHRIVGSLVDAHALLLPLLPR, from the coding sequence ATGACCACCATCGCTGCGCTGCCGTTCCTCCCCGACGCCGTCATCTTCGACATGGACGGCCTGATGATCGACAGCGAGCGGGTTTCGCTGGCCTGCTGGAGCCAGGCCGCCGACGAGTTCGGACTGGGCCTGGACGAGGCGGTGTTCCTGCGCATGGTCGGCCTCGGTGACCGTGACACGCACGCGCTGCTGCGTGCGCAGGGCATCGAGGACAGCGTGATCGAGGCGGTGGCCGCGCGCTGCCACGACCTGTATGAAGCACGCACGCAGACCGGCCTGCCGTTGCGGCCGGGCATCCTGGAGCTGCTGGAGTTGTTGAAGGCGCACGCGGTACCGCGTGCGGTGGCAACCACCACGCGGCAGCCGCGCGCCAACCGCAAGCTGGCCGCTGCCGGCCTGCTGCCGTATTTCGATGCGGTGATCACCAGTGGCGACGTCGCGCGGCCGAAGCCGGCGCCGGATATCTACCTGCTGGCCGCGCAGCGGCTGGGCCAGGCGCCGGAACGCTGCCTGGCGCTGGAAGACTCACCGGCCGGTACGCGTGCGGCGCTGGCGGCCGGCATGACCGTGATCCAGGTGCCTGACCTGGTCCATCCTGACGAAGAACTGCGCGCACTGGGCCACCGCATCGTTGGATCGCTGGTGGACGCGCACGCGCTCCTGCTGCCGTTGTTGCCGAGGTAA
- the fabB gene encoding beta-ketoacyl-ACP synthase I, giving the protein MRRVVITGMGITSCLGNDLDTVSAALREGRSGITALADHAEAGLRSQVGGRVHLDLEALIDRKQKRFMSDAAAFAYLAMRDAIADAGLSAEQVSSLRTGLIAGSGGGSSEWQIGAVDLLRERGVRKVGPYMVPRTMCSTVSACLATAYQIKGVSYSLSAACATSAHCIGAAADMIRHGAQDIMFAGGGEDLHWSMSVMFDAMGALSTSFNETPASASRPYDKDRDGFVIAGGGGMLVLEDYDHAVARGAHIHAELIGYGVTSDGADMVAPSGEGAVRCMKMALQGVDRPLDYLNTHGTSTPLGDVTELNAIREVFGDAVPPLSSTKALSGHSLGAASVHEAIYCLLMMRDGFVAGSANIGELDPKVESFPILRESREQKLDTVMSNSFGFGGTNAALVFGRV; this is encoded by the coding sequence ATGCGTCGCGTCGTCATCACCGGCATGGGCATCACGTCCTGCCTCGGCAATGATCTGGATACCGTTTCGGCCGCGCTGCGCGAAGGGCGCTCGGGCATCACTGCCCTGGCCGACCACGCCGAAGCGGGCCTGCGCAGCCAGGTCGGCGGTCGTGTCCACCTCGATCTGGAGGCACTGATCGACCGCAAGCAGAAGCGCTTCATGAGCGATGCGGCAGCCTTCGCCTATCTGGCCATGCGCGATGCCATCGCCGATGCCGGGCTCAGCGCCGAGCAGGTCAGCAGCCTGCGCACCGGCCTGATCGCCGGTTCCGGTGGCGGCTCCAGCGAATGGCAGATCGGCGCGGTCGACCTGCTGCGCGAACGTGGTGTGCGCAAGGTCGGCCCGTACATGGTGCCGCGCACGATGTGCTCGACGGTCTCGGCCTGCCTGGCCACGGCCTACCAGATCAAGGGCGTCAGCTATTCGCTGTCGGCCGCCTGCGCGACCTCGGCGCACTGCATCGGCGCGGCCGCGGACATGATCCGCCATGGCGCGCAGGACATCATGTTCGCCGGTGGCGGTGAAGACCTGCACTGGTCGATGAGCGTGATGTTCGATGCGATGGGCGCGCTGTCGACCAGCTTCAACGAAACCCCGGCCAGCGCCTCGCGTCCGTACGACAAGGACCGCGACGGCTTCGTCATCGCCGGTGGTGGCGGCATGCTGGTGCTGGAAGACTACGACCACGCCGTTGCGCGCGGCGCGCACATCCACGCCGAACTGATCGGCTATGGCGTGACCTCCGACGGCGCCGACATGGTCGCTCCGTCCGGCGAAGGCGCGGTGCGCTGCATGAAGATGGCGCTGCAGGGCGTCGATCGCCCGCTGGACTACCTCAACACCCACGGCACCTCCACGCCGCTGGGCGACGTCACCGAGCTCAATGCGATCCGCGAAGTATTCGGCGATGCGGTGCCGCCGCTGTCCTCGACCAAGGCGCTGTCCGGCCATTCGCTCGGTGCGGCCAGCGTGCACGAGGCGATCTACTGCCTGCTGATGATGCGCGATGGCTTCGTTGCCGGTTCGGCCAACATCGGCGAGCTGGACCCGAAGGTGGAGAGCTTCCCGATCCTGCGCGAAAGCCGCGAGCAGAAGCTGGATACGGTGATGTCCAACAGCTTCGGCTTCGGTGGCACCAACGCCGCGCTGGTGTTCGGGCGAGTGTGA
- the fabA gene encoding 3-hydroxyacyl-[acyl-carrier-protein] dehydratase FabA, which produces MTRLHAFNREQLLASARGELFGTAAGRLPNDPMLMFDRITDIREDGGPHGKGMVRAELDIRPDLWFFGCHFIGDPVMPGCLGLDAMWQLTGFFLTWLGAPGKGRALGCGEVKFTGQVLPEAKLVRYEIDISRVINRKLVMAQSDARMYVDDREIYSARDLRVGLFTETGSF; this is translated from the coding sequence ATGACCCGTCTCCACGCGTTCAACCGCGAACAGCTGCTGGCCAGCGCACGCGGTGAACTGTTCGGCACCGCTGCCGGCCGTCTGCCCAACGACCCGATGCTGATGTTCGACCGCATCACCGACATCCGCGAGGACGGCGGACCGCATGGCAAAGGCATGGTACGCGCCGAACTGGATATCCGCCCGGACCTGTGGTTCTTCGGCTGCCATTTCATCGGCGACCCGGTGATGCCCGGCTGCCTGGGCCTGGACGCCATGTGGCAGCTGACCGGCTTCTTCCTGACCTGGCTGGGCGCCCCCGGCAAGGGCCGCGCGCTGGGCTGTGGCGAAGTGAAGTTCACCGGCCAGGTGCTGCCGGAAGCCAAGCTCGTGCGTTACGAGATCGACATCAGCCGCGTCATCAACCGCAAGCTGGTGATGGCCCAGTCGGACGCCCGCATGTACGTGGATGACCGCGAAATCTACAGCGCGCGCGACCTGCGCGTCGGCCTGTTCACCGAAACCGGGAGCTTCTGA
- the dinB gene encoding DNA polymerase IV has protein sequence MTRLRKIIHVDMDAFYASVEQRDDPSLRGKPVVVAWRGARSVACAASYEARVFGVRSAMPAVRAERLCPDAIFVPPDFARYKAVSQQVRAIFLRHTDLVEPLSLDEAYLDVTEPKSGIELATDIARTIRAQIREETNLTASAGIAPNKFLAKIASDWRKPDGQFVIPPQRVDAFLAPLPVNRVPGVGKVMEGKLAARGIVTCGDLRQWALIDLEEAFGSFGRSLYNRARGIDERPVEPDQQVQSISSEDTFAEDLLLEDLTEAIVQLAGKTWNATRKTERIGHTVVLKLKTAQFRILTRSFTPERPPESMEELRDIALSLRARVDLPAETRYRLVGVGLGGFREKEPVVQGELFEHDMINPTET, from the coding sequence ATGACCCGACTGCGCAAGATCATCCACGTTGACATGGACGCGTTCTACGCGTCGGTGGAGCAGCGCGACGATCCGTCACTGCGTGGCAAGCCGGTCGTCGTGGCATGGCGTGGCGCCCGCTCGGTGGCGTGTGCGGCGTCCTACGAGGCGCGCGTGTTCGGCGTGCGTTCGGCGATGCCCGCCGTGCGTGCCGAGCGCCTGTGCCCGGACGCGATCTTCGTGCCGCCGGACTTCGCGCGTTACAAGGCGGTGTCACAGCAGGTACGCGCGATCTTCCTGCGCCATACCGACCTGGTCGAGCCGCTGTCGCTGGACGAGGCCTACCTGGACGTGACCGAGCCGAAGAGTGGCATCGAACTGGCCACCGACATCGCCCGCACCATCCGCGCGCAGATCCGCGAGGAAACGAACCTGACTGCTTCAGCCGGGATCGCGCCGAACAAGTTCCTGGCCAAGATCGCCTCGGACTGGCGCAAGCCCGACGGCCAGTTCGTGATTCCGCCGCAGCGCGTGGATGCGTTCCTGGCGCCGCTGCCGGTGAACCGCGTGCCCGGCGTCGGCAAGGTCATGGAAGGCAAGCTGGCCGCGCGCGGCATCGTCACCTGCGGCGACCTGCGGCAGTGGGCCTTGATCGATCTGGAAGAGGCATTCGGCAGTTTCGGCCGCAGCCTGTACAACCGCGCACGTGGCATCGACGAGCGGCCGGTGGAACCGGACCAGCAGGTGCAGTCGATCTCCTCGGAGGACACCTTCGCCGAAGACCTGCTACTGGAAGACCTGACCGAGGCGATCGTGCAGCTGGCAGGGAAGACCTGGAACGCCACGCGCAAGACCGAGCGCATCGGCCACACCGTGGTGCTGAAACTGAAGACCGCGCAGTTCCGCATCCTCACCCGCAGCTTCACCCCGGAGCGCCCGCCGGAATCGATGGAAGAGCTGCGTGACATCGCCCTATCGCTGCGCGCGAGGGTCGATCTGCCGGCCGAGACGCGCTACCGCCTGGTCGGCGTCGGGCTGGGTGGCTTCCGCGAAAAGGAGCCGGTGGTGCAGGGGGAACTGTTCGAGCACGACATGATCAATCCCACAGAAACCTAA
- a CDS encoding MBL fold metallo-hydrolase, whose product MRTAALLLPLALAASFTSAPLLAAPATAAPAAATKSQLHLQTFHPGPQAMFSVSSVLIEGRRDAILVNAQFGASDARKLVELIRASGKQLTTIYISHGDPDYYFGLATLQDAFPQARIVATAQTVAHIQQTQAGKLAYWGPKMGADVPSRIVVPQVLDGDALQLEGQRLPLIGLDGPTPDRTVLWVPSLRAIVGGIPVVAGEHVWMADTQTPKSHADWLQTLQRLQALKPKVVVPGHYAPGAALDASALVFTADYIRAFDAETAKAKDSAALVKAMQARYPKLAGVASLELSAKVAKVEMQWP is encoded by the coding sequence ATGCGCACCGCTGCCCTGCTGCTTCCCCTCGCCCTGGCCGCCAGCTTCACCAGTGCGCCGCTGCTGGCCGCACCGGCCACCGCGGCGCCCGCGGCAGCGACAAAATCCCAGCTGCACCTGCAGACCTTCCATCCCGGTCCGCAGGCGATGTTCTCGGTGTCCTCGGTGCTGATCGAAGGCCGCCGCGATGCGATCCTGGTCAATGCGCAGTTCGGCGCCAGCGATGCGCGCAAGCTGGTCGAGCTGATCCGCGCCAGCGGCAAGCAGCTGACAACGATCTACATCAGCCACGGTGATCCGGACTACTACTTCGGCCTGGCTACCCTGCAGGACGCGTTCCCGCAGGCACGCATCGTCGCCACTGCGCAGACCGTTGCCCACATCCAGCAGACCCAGGCCGGCAAGCTGGCCTACTGGGGGCCGAAGATGGGTGCCGACGTGCCGTCGCGCATCGTGGTGCCGCAGGTGCTGGATGGCGATGCCCTGCAGCTGGAAGGCCAGCGCCTGCCGCTGATCGGCCTGGATGGCCCGACCCCGGACCGCACGGTGCTGTGGGTGCCGTCGCTGCGCGCGATCGTCGGCGGCATTCCGGTGGTGGCCGGTGAACACGTGTGGATGGCCGACACGCAGACGCCGAAGTCGCATGCCGACTGGCTGCAGACCCTGCAGCGGTTGCAGGCGCTGAAGCCGAAGGTGGTGGTGCCGGGGCATTACGCGCCGGGTGCCGCACTGGATGCCAGTGCGCTGGTGTTCACGGCGGACTACATCCGCGCGTTCGATGCCGAGACGGCAAAGGCCAAGGACAGTGCGGCGCTGGTGAAGGCGATGCAGGCGCGCTATCCGAAGCTGGCGGGCGTGGCGTCGCTGGAACTGAGTGCGAAGGTGGCCAAGGTCGAGATGCAGTGGCCTTAA
- a CDS encoding NAD(P)-dependent oxidoreductase has protein sequence MKIALVGSTGNIGRQIARHALANGHELTVIVRSAQDLPAELAGAHPVIASLDDQDALVAAIAGHDVLASAYGPRPGDDIGRVGEVAVQLAAAARKAGVPRLVVVGGAGSLEVAPGVQLVDTPNFPEAYKPYALAHREAFNRLQAVDDLDWTFFSPAAEIGPGEERGQYRVQPKAFLADASGHSRISYADYGAAFVAELEAHQYPKQIITAAY, from the coding sequence ATGAAGATCGCCCTCGTTGGTTCCACCGGCAACATCGGCCGCCAGATCGCCCGCCACGCGCTGGCCAACGGCCACGAACTCACCGTCATCGTGCGCAGCGCGCAGGATCTTCCGGCCGAACTGGCCGGTGCCCATCCGGTGATCGCCTCGCTGGATGACCAGGATGCCCTGGTCGCCGCCATCGCCGGCCACGACGTGCTGGCCAGCGCCTATGGCCCGCGTCCGGGCGATGACATCGGCCGCGTCGGCGAAGTGGCCGTGCAGCTGGCCGCCGCCGCGCGCAAGGCCGGTGTACCGCGCCTGGTGGTGGTCGGTGGCGCCGGCAGCCTGGAAGTCGCGCCGGGCGTGCAGCTGGTCGATACCCCCAACTTCCCGGAGGCCTACAAGCCCTACGCGCTGGCCCATCGTGAAGCCTTCAATCGCCTGCAGGCGGTGGACGACCTGGACTGGACCTTCTTCTCGCCGGCCGCCGAAATCGGCCCGGGCGAAGAGCGCGGCCAGTACCGCGTGCAGCCCAAGGCCTTCCTCGCTGATGCCAGCGGCCACAGCCGCATCAGCTACGCCGACTACGGCGCCGCGTTCGTCGCCGAGCTGGAAGCGCACCAGTACCCGAAGCAGATCATCACCGCGGCGTACTGA
- a CDS encoding LysR family transcriptional regulator has protein sequence MDRLTAMTVFVEVAERGSLTAAAEVLDMSRAMVSRYLAEVEAWLGARLLHRTTRRVSLTGPGEAALARFRQMLAIGEELQGELVSDDPEPHGTLRVTASVSFGQSHLARAVAGFVARHPAARIELLLVDRMVNLVEERVDLAVRIARQIDPSLIARRLATCRSVLCATPSYLQARGTPTAPEHLAGHNCLTHHYVGKSLWQLHRDGRSLSVAVGGNISANEASLLLEAVRAGAGIAMLPTYQVAPLLRSGELIELLPEFSLDELGIHAVYASRRQQPAIMRRFLDFLAECFASPAFQDLDWRPPGKENT, from the coding sequence ATGGACCGATTGACCGCCATGACCGTATTCGTCGAGGTGGCCGAGCGCGGCAGCCTCACCGCCGCCGCCGAGGTGCTGGACATGTCGCGGGCGATGGTCAGCCGCTACCTGGCCGAGGTCGAGGCTTGGCTGGGCGCGCGCCTGCTGCACCGGACCACGCGCCGGGTCAGCCTGACCGGCCCCGGCGAGGCGGCGCTGGCGCGCTTCCGGCAGATGCTGGCCATCGGCGAGGAACTGCAGGGCGAGCTGGTCAGCGACGATCCCGAACCGCATGGCACGCTGCGGGTGACCGCCAGCGTGTCGTTCGGGCAGAGCCATCTGGCGCGAGCGGTGGCCGGTTTCGTCGCACGCCATCCGGCGGCGCGCATCGAACTGCTGCTGGTCGACCGCATGGTGAACCTGGTGGAAGAGCGGGTGGACCTTGCGGTGCGCATCGCCCGCCAGATCGATCCCAGCCTGATCGCACGACGGCTGGCCACCTGCCGCTCGGTGCTGTGCGCGACGCCGTCGTACCTGCAGGCGCGCGGTACGCCTACCGCCCCGGAACACCTGGCCGGGCACAACTGCCTGACCCATCACTACGTGGGCAAGAGCCTGTGGCAGCTGCACCGCGATGGCCGTTCGCTGTCGGTGGCGGTGGGCGGCAACATCAGCGCCAACGAAGCGTCGCTGTTGCTGGAGGCGGTGCGTGCGGGCGCCGGCATCGCGATGCTGCCGACCTACCAGGTGGCGCCACTGCTGCGCAGTGGCGAGCTGATCGAGTTGTTGCCCGAGTTCAGTCTGGACGAACTCGGCATTCATGCCGTGTACGCATCACGGCGCCAGCAGCCCGCTATCATGCGGCGATTCCTGGACTTCCTGGCCGAGTGTTTCGCCAGCCCGGCCTTCCAGGATCTGGATTGGCGCCCACCGGGCAAGGAGAACACATGA
- a CDS encoding class I SAM-dependent methyltransferase — protein sequence MNHGQALIDHNRAAWDRQASEVREWSRPVESSTVAAAREGRWQVHLTPRALPLDWLGDVRGRRVLCLASGGGQQAPVLAAAGADVTVFDLSDGQLEQDRSVAARDGLRLRTVQGDMRDLHAFANDSFDVVFHPISNLYVPDVRPVWTECRRVLARDGMLMASFYNPVLFVGARDPQLDAQGLIRPQYAIPYSDLEDLPPAEREAKLARGDALTFGHSLTELIGGQLDAGFVIDRFMEDWQPQPRFLIDRYLPTFLATRARRIG from the coding sequence ATGAACCACGGACAGGCCTTGATCGACCACAACCGTGCTGCCTGGGACCGCCAGGCCAGTGAAGTGCGCGAATGGTCGCGCCCGGTGGAAAGTTCAACCGTTGCCGCCGCGCGCGAAGGACGTTGGCAGGTGCACCTGACGCCCCGCGCCCTGCCGCTGGACTGGCTGGGTGATGTGCGCGGCCGCCGGGTCCTGTGCCTGGCCTCGGGCGGTGGCCAGCAGGCACCGGTGCTGGCGGCGGCCGGGGCCGACGTCACTGTGTTCGATCTGTCCGATGGGCAGCTGGAACAGGACCGCAGCGTGGCGGCGCGCGACGGCCTGCGGCTGCGCACGGTGCAGGGCGATATGCGCGATCTGCACGCCTTCGCCAACGACAGCTTCGATGTGGTGTTCCACCCGATCTCCAACCTGTACGTGCCCGACGTCCGGCCGGTGTGGACCGAATGCCGCCGCGTGCTGGCGCGTGATGGCATGCTGATGGCCAGCTTCTACAACCCGGTGCTGTTCGTCGGTGCACGCGATCCGCAGCTGGATGCACAGGGCCTGATCCGGCCGCAGTACGCCATTCCCTATTCGGATCTGGAAGACCTGCCACCGGCCGAGCGCGAGGCGAAACTGGCGCGGGGCGATGCGCTGACCTTCGGCCACAGCCTGACCGAACTGATCGGTGGCCAGCTCGATGCCGGCTTCGTGATCGATCGCTTCATGGAAGACTGGCAGCCGCAGCCGCGCTTCCTGATCGACCGCTATCTGCCCACCTTCCTGGCTACCCGCGCGCGCCGGATCGGTTGA
- the gph gene encoding phosphoglycolate phosphatase (PGP is an essential enzyme in the glycolate salvage pathway in higher organisms (photorespiration in plants). Phosphoglycolate results from the oxidase activity of RubisCO in the Calvin cycle when concentrations of carbon dioxide are low relative to oxygen. This enzyme is a member of the Haloacid Dehalogenase (HAD) superfamily of aspartate-nucleophile hydrolase enzymes (PF00702).), with translation MSYPYPLVVFDLDGTLVDSAADIAEALNRTLEDIGLARVPEATVLGWIGDGVRRLVEQAVQAAGREVDLAEVMPVFMVHYRECLLRSPRLFDGVGEALAQLRARNVPLAICTNKPEALVPPLLQHLGIGDAFALVLGGDSLPQRKPSGEPLRHIAAHFGLPVESCLMVGDSLTDYRAAEEAGMPIALVRYGYPRGLDLATAHAVAVIDDLRELPGLRG, from the coding sequence TTGTCGTATCCCTATCCGCTGGTCGTGTTCGACCTCGATGGCACGCTGGTGGACAGCGCTGCCGATATTGCCGAAGCACTGAACCGCACGCTGGAAGACATCGGCCTGGCGCGCGTGCCGGAAGCCACGGTTCTGGGCTGGATCGGTGACGGTGTGCGTCGTCTGGTCGAGCAGGCGGTGCAGGCCGCCGGCCGCGAGGTGGACCTGGCCGAGGTGATGCCGGTGTTCATGGTGCACTACCGTGAGTGCCTGCTGCGCAGCCCGCGACTGTTCGACGGCGTGGGCGAAGCGCTGGCGCAACTGCGTGCGCGCAACGTGCCGCTGGCGATCTGCACCAACAAGCCCGAAGCACTGGTGCCGCCGCTGCTGCAGCACCTGGGTATCGGTGATGCATTCGCGCTGGTACTGGGGGGGGATTCGCTGCCGCAGCGCAAGCCCAGTGGCGAGCCACTGCGGCACATCGCCGCGCACTTCGGCCTGCCGGTGGAGTCCTGCCTGATGGTGGGTGATTCGTTGACCGACTACCGCGCCGCCGAAGAGGCCGGCATGCCGATCGCGCTGGTGCGCTACGGCTATCCGCGCGGCTTGGACCTGGCCACCGCGCATGCGGTGGCGGTGATCGACGACCTGCGTGAACTGCCGGGGTTGCGGGG